One stretch of Chryseobacterium indologenes DNA includes these proteins:
- a CDS encoding TIGR01777 family oxidoreductase: MKIIIAAGTGFLGQNLEKYFTERGNQVYILTRKPTRKNEIYWDAQTTGEWKNSLEQADVLINLTGKSVDCRYHEKNKAEIYTSRIDSTRILQEAVNTCSVPPKNWLNASSATIYVHSEKHLNTEENGIIGDDFSMNICKSWEEEFFRTPNNRIRKVALRTSIVLGNNGGAFPKLKMITKLGLGGKQGRGNQMVSWIHIDDFCRAIDWIIQNKNINDVVNITAPIPLSNEVMMKKLRKQCRAPLGLNAPVWQLEIASILMKTETELLLKSRNVYPEKLLDSGFQFSYPTFDEAILKLLKA; this comes from the coding sequence ATGAAAATAATCATCGCTGCCGGAACAGGATTTCTCGGTCAAAATTTAGAAAAATACTTTACAGAAAGAGGAAATCAGGTATATATACTGACGCGTAAACCTACCCGTAAAAATGAAATCTATTGGGATGCTCAAACAACAGGTGAATGGAAAAATAGCCTTGAACAGGCTGATGTTCTTATTAATCTTACAGGAAAGTCAGTGGATTGTCGTTATCATGAAAAAAATAAAGCAGAAATCTATACATCAAGAATTGACAGTACAAGAATATTACAGGAAGCAGTTAATACTTGTTCGGTTCCTCCAAAAAATTGGTTGAATGCAAGTTCTGCTACTATTTATGTACATTCAGAAAAACATTTGAATACAGAGGAAAACGGTATTATTGGCGATGATTTTTCAATGAATATCTGTAAAAGCTGGGAAGAAGAATTTTTTAGAACCCCAAATAACCGGATAAGAAAAGTAGCACTCCGTACTTCCATCGTATTGGGAAATAATGGAGGAGCATTTCCAAAGCTGAAAATGATTACAAAATTAGGCTTGGGTGGAAAACAGGGAAGAGGAAATCAAATGGTAAGCTGGATTCATATTGATGATTTCTGTAGAGCTATAGATTGGATTATTCAAAATAAAAATATCAATGATGTGGTCAATATAACTGCCCCCATTCCATTATCCAATGAAGTTATGATGAAAAAGCTAAGGAAACAATGCAGAGCTCCGTTAGGACTGAATGCTCCGGTATGGCAATTGGAGATCGCCTCTATATTGATGAAAACAGAAACGGAGTTATTGCTGAAAAGCCGGAATGTTTACCCTGAAAAACTTCTTGATAGTGGCTTTCAATTTTCTTATCCTACCTTTGATGAGGCTATTCTTAAACTACTAAAAGCCTAA
- a CDS encoding YqjF family protein — protein MNFLKAEWRKLAIINYKINPDVLLKYLPEGTELDFYKGKCYVSVVGFMFLNTKLLGLSIPFHRNFEEVNLRFYVKKNENGEWKRGVVFIKEIVPKPALSFVANSIYKENYHTMPMKNLIHHKEDELLIRYSWKDKSWYSIEITADKIMQPMETDSEFEFITEHYFGFTKKEDKTSEYEVCHPKWDCYPVKDYQLEIDFQKIYGKDFECLNHQEPISVMLAEGSEIEVKAKKYIM, from the coding sequence ATGAATTTTTTAAAAGCAGAATGGCGAAAATTAGCCATCATCAATTACAAAATCAATCCGGATGTATTATTAAAATACCTGCCGGAAGGTACAGAGCTCGACTTTTATAAAGGAAAATGTTACGTAAGTGTAGTTGGATTTATGTTTTTAAATACAAAATTATTGGGTTTATCTATCCCTTTTCATCGTAATTTTGAAGAAGTAAACCTCAGGTTTTATGTAAAGAAAAATGAAAATGGAGAGTGGAAAAGAGGAGTAGTTTTTATCAAAGAGATTGTTCCTAAACCAGCCCTAAGCTTTGTAGCCAATTCTATTTATAAAGAAAACTATCATACGATGCCGATGAAGAACCTGATCCATCATAAAGAAGATGAATTGCTGATCCGATATTCCTGGAAAGACAAGAGTTGGTATTCTATTGAGATCACTGCAGATAAAATAATGCAGCCTATGGAAACCGATTCTGAATTTGAATTCATTACAGAGCATTATTTCGGTTTCACAAAAAAAGAAGATAAAACCTCAGAGTATGAAGTCTGTCACCCAAAATGGGACTGTTATCCTGTAAAGGACTATCAGCTGGAAATCGATTTTCAAAAGATCTATGGAAAAGATTTTGAATGCCTCAACCATCAGGAACCTATTTCAGTAATGCTGGCTGAAGGTTCAGAAATAGAAGTAAAAGCAAAGAAATACATTATGTAA
- a CDS encoding SRPBCC family protein: protein MSRIYLETLINADIQTVFDLARNIDLHQKSTSKTHEKAIAGCTSGLIEENESVTWRAKHLGVYQTLTTKIISMEKPNQFTDEMQKGAFKSLHHQHIFKKIDHKTLMIDLFDFESPLGIIGKIFNKLFLKNYLKQFLLERNQLIKITAELTRTGNS from the coding sequence ATGTCACGAATTTATTTAGAAACTCTGATTAATGCTGATATTCAAACTGTTTTTGATTTAGCAAGAAATATAGATTTACACCAAAAGTCTACTTCAAAAACCCATGAAAAAGCAATTGCAGGATGTACATCAGGCCTTATTGAAGAAAATGAAAGTGTCACCTGGAGAGCAAAACATCTGGGAGTGTATCAGACCCTTACCACAAAAATTATCAGTATGGAAAAACCCAATCAGTTTACCGATGAAATGCAGAAAGGAGCCTTCAAATCCTTACATCACCAGCATATTTTTAAAAAGATAGATCACAAAACACTGATGATAGACCTATTTGATTTTGAATCCCCACTAGGAATAATAGGGAAAATTTTCAACAAACTGTTTCTCAAAAATTACCTTAAACAATTCCTGTTGGAAAGAAATCAATTAATAAAAATCACCGCTGAATTGACAAGAACAGGTAATTCATAA
- a CDS encoding DCC1-like thiol-disulfide oxidoreductase family protein encodes MKTLKNHTLIYDNECPMCALYSKGFTKCGMLDENGREAFTEVSVRNKELLDFNRAKNEIALVDHENNKVTYGLDSLLLIIGSSFPILEKIARIQPLYWFFKKLYSFVSYNRKQIIPSKNDNTEQSCVPDFNLKYRLAYITFVALFSAYILSLYSRRLGVNLTPNFLRELAVCLGQILWQTLFLKRYLKDKIGDYLGNMMTVSLLGTILLIPALFFNFTPVFNLIYFGIVVFIMFLEHLRRCRILKLNYIPTVSWILFRVTALMIIIWTTISIS; translated from the coding sequence ATGAAAACACTTAAAAACCACACTCTGATTTACGATAACGAATGCCCGATGTGTGCTCTTTATTCCAAAGGTTTTACAAAATGCGGAATGTTGGATGAAAATGGAAGAGAAGCCTTTACAGAAGTTTCTGTAAGAAATAAAGAACTGTTGGATTTTAACCGGGCAAAAAATGAAATTGCATTGGTAGACCATGAAAACAATAAAGTGACTTATGGTTTAGACAGTTTGTTGCTCATTATCGGAAGCTCATTTCCTATATTAGAAAAAATAGCCAGAATACAACCTTTGTATTGGTTCTTTAAAAAGCTATACTCCTTTGTTTCCTATAACCGGAAACAGATTATTCCATCCAAAAATGACAATACAGAACAATCCTGTGTGCCGGATTTTAATTTGAAATACAGATTGGCTTATATAACTTTTGTAGCATTGTTTTCAGCTTACATTTTAAGTTTATATTCACGAAGACTTGGTGTCAATTTAACTCCGAATTTCTTAAGAGAATTAGCGGTTTGTCTAGGCCAGATTCTTTGGCAGACCCTATTTTTAAAAAGATACCTAAAAGATAAGATTGGGGATTATCTCGGAAATATGATGACCGTTTCTTTACTAGGAACAATACTCTTAATTCCTGCTCTATTTTTCAATTTTACTCCGGTTTTTAATCTTATTTATTTTGGAATTGTAGTATTTATCATGTTTTTAGAGCACTTGAGAAGATGTCGGATCTTAAAATTAAACTATATCCCTACTGTTTCATGGATACTGTTTAGAGTAACGGCGCTCATGATCATCATCTGGACTACCATTTCAATATCATAA
- a CDS encoding GbsR/MarR family transcriptional regulator — protein sequence MQLSEAKEKYIQTWGTFATNWGINRTMAQVHALLLASGKPLSTDEVMEQLEISRGNANMNLRALIDWGIVRKEFIKGDRKEYFVAEKDVWYLFKQITKERRKREIEPVISFLEELRNIDDNDSEEAKDFIKLMDDFSSVTGKINNIMDLAIKSDDHWLVGKITNLLK from the coding sequence ATGCAACTTTCAGAAGCTAAAGAAAAATACATTCAGACCTGGGGAACCTTTGCTACCAATTGGGGAATTAACCGTACCATGGCACAGGTGCATGCATTGCTTTTGGCAAGTGGAAAGCCACTGTCTACAGATGAGGTGATGGAGCAGCTGGAAATTTCAAGAGGAAACGCCAATATGAACCTTCGTGCTCTGATTGACTGGGGAATTGTAAGAAAAGAATTTATAAAAGGGGATCGTAAAGAATATTTCGTAGCAGAAAAAGACGTATGGTATCTCTTTAAACAAATTACCAAAGAACGTAGAAAAAGAGAGATTGAACCGGTAATTTCTTTCCTGGAAGAACTAAGAAATATTGATGATAATGATTCAGAAGAAGCAAAGGATTTCATCAAATTAATGGATGATTTCAGCTCTGTAACCGGCAAAATCAATAATATTATGGATCTGGCTATCAAAAGTGATGACCACTGGCTGGTAGGGAAGATTACCAACCTGTTGAAATAG
- a CDS encoding vWA domain-containing protein, with the protein MENNHIDQQFNEASKRSEEPSVFPGFDIVWEKVEEKLDQKKEKKKIIPVWFPYGIAASLMIGLGALYFLNKKDALEQPVKPTIAENKVLQEPTTDTHIAKIDRITKENIQKEKNKVNTTGEEVVVYNNVVPEPLRSPDLSPVDSPPSMIERQMETVDRVKSIDEVLMTGYGVKKEVFSTISSVSTISASEITGDIVSKPTVPNALQGRVAGIQITNRGNHRRKNDIQNASHNISSGYFNNNQIMIRGIASMNPGEAPLYMINGKVAGEDDFKRLDPNDIDDVQVLKESALAALYGSRAMNGIVVVTTKNLSGREKKRIEKFQHTISKQKTISLVSSDESYDAFVENPFELTQNQPLSTFSIDVDNASYTNVRRMINSGQTVNKNAVRIEEMINYFKYDYPQPKNAEPFSINTEYSEAPWNPDHQLLKIGLQGKNLPLNQLPASNLVFLIDVSGSMNEQNKLPLLKSSFKVLLDQLRPKDKVGIVVYAGSAGMVLPPTSADEKNKIIQALDNLQAGGSTAGGAGIELAYKMARENFIKDGNNRVIIATDGDFNIGMSSTSDLKTLIEEKRKEGIFLTCLGFGMGNYKDNTLETLADKGNGNYAYIDNLQEANKFLGKEFAGSIYTIAKDVKIQIEFNPEFVQSYRLIGYENRKLRNEDFVNDTIDAGELGSGHTVTALYEIIPSGVQSEFLAKDTKLKYSSSSNIKNFGDELATVKFRYKNPNEDNSQEIIKVVKKEALSESKESPDFKFASSVAWFGLVLRDSKLIKNKELKKIENLAKEGRSIDKEGYRAEFIRLVESYKAIKP; encoded by the coding sequence ATGGAAAATAATCATATAGATCAACAATTCAATGAAGCTTCTAAGCGTTCAGAAGAACCATCAGTTTTTCCTGGTTTTGATATAGTTTGGGAGAAGGTGGAAGAAAAACTGGATCAGAAAAAAGAGAAAAAGAAAATCATTCCTGTCTGGTTTCCTTATGGAATTGCAGCCAGTCTGATGATAGGGTTGGGGGCATTGTATTTCCTGAATAAAAAAGATGCCCTTGAACAGCCGGTTAAACCTACCATAGCGGAAAATAAAGTATTACAGGAACCAACAACTGATACTCATATTGCAAAAATAGATCGTATAACGAAAGAGAATATTCAGAAAGAAAAAAATAAGGTAAATACAACAGGAGAAGAGGTTGTAGTTTATAATAATGTTGTTCCGGAGCCATTAAGATCACCTGATCTTTCGCCTGTAGATTCACCACCATCAATGATTGAGCGCCAGATGGAGACTGTTGATAGGGTTAAGAGTATTGACGAGGTTCTTATGACGGGTTATGGCGTTAAAAAAGAGGTTTTTTCTACCATTTCAAGTGTAAGTACGATTTCCGCTTCAGAAATTACAGGAGATATTGTTTCTAAACCTACTGTACCGAATGCGTTACAAGGAAGAGTAGCTGGTATACAAATTACCAATAGGGGCAACCATAGAAGAAAAAACGACATTCAAAATGCTTCCCATAATATTAGTTCCGGATATTTTAATAATAATCAGATAATGATCCGAGGAATAGCGTCCATGAATCCCGGAGAGGCTCCGTTGTATATGATTAATGGAAAAGTAGCAGGTGAAGATGACTTCAAAAGATTAGATCCTAATGATATTGATGATGTACAAGTTTTAAAAGAGAGTGCTTTAGCTGCATTATATGGAAGCAGAGCTATGAACGGGATTGTTGTTGTTACTACAAAGAATTTGTCAGGAAGGGAAAAAAAGAGAATAGAAAAGTTTCAACATACAATCAGTAAACAAAAAACAATTTCGCTGGTATCCAGCGATGAGAGTTATGATGCCTTCGTTGAAAATCCATTTGAATTAACGCAAAACCAGCCTTTGTCTACATTTTCTATTGATGTTGATAATGCTTCTTATACTAATGTAAGAAGAATGATTAATAGCGGGCAAACCGTGAATAAAAATGCAGTGCGGATTGAAGAAATGATTAATTATTTTAAATATGATTACCCTCAGCCAAAAAATGCAGAACCATTTTCTATTAATACAGAATATAGTGAAGCACCGTGGAATCCTGATCATCAATTGCTGAAAATAGGACTTCAGGGAAAAAACCTTCCCCTGAATCAATTACCTGCATCCAATCTTGTCTTTCTTATCGACGTCTCAGGGTCAATGAATGAACAGAATAAATTACCATTATTAAAATCTTCTTTCAAAGTCTTGTTGGATCAGCTAAGACCTAAGGACAAAGTCGGAATTGTGGTATATGCAGGTAGTGCAGGAATGGTTTTGCCCCCAACCTCTGCAGATGAGAAAAATAAAATAATTCAGGCATTGGATAATCTTCAGGCAGGTGGAAGTACAGCAGGCGGTGCTGGGATTGAACTGGCTTATAAAATGGCGAGGGAAAACTTTATAAAAGATGGAAATAACCGTGTTATTATAGCGACTGATGGAGATTTTAATATAGGAATGTCTTCCACTTCTGATCTTAAAACCCTGATCGAAGAGAAAAGAAAAGAAGGTATTTTCTTAACATGTCTAGGCTTTGGAATGGGAAATTATAAGGACAATACTTTGGAAACCCTTGCAGATAAAGGTAATGGGAATTATGCTTACATTGATAATCTTCAGGAAGCCAATAAGTTTCTGGGCAAAGAATTTGCTGGAAGTATATACACCATAGCCAAAGATGTAAAAATTCAGATTGAATTTAATCCTGAATTTGTACAATCTTACCGTTTGATAGGTTATGAAAACAGAAAGTTGAGGAATGAAGATTTTGTAAATGATACAATAGATGCTGGAGAATTGGGAAGCGGGCATACCGTTACTGCTTTATATGAAATTATTCCGTCTGGTGTACAGTCTGAGTTTCTTGCTAAAGATACAAAGCTAAAATATTCATCATCTTCCAATATAAAAAACTTTGGGGATGAGCTGGCAACAGTTAAATTTCGTTATAAAAACCCAAATGAAGACAACAGTCAGGAAATAATTAAAGTTGTTAAAAAAGAAGCCTTATCTGAGTCAAAAGAGAGTCCGGATTTCAAATTTGCTTCCTCTGTAGCTTGGTTTGGGTTAGTTTTAAGAGATTCTAAGCTTATTAAAAATAAGGAGCTTAAGAAAATAGAAAATCTGGCAAAAGAGGGTAGAAGTATAGACAAAGAAGGATATAGAGCAGAATTTATAAGATTGGTTGAAAGTTATAAAGCGATTAAGCCATAA
- a CDS encoding RNA polymerase sigma factor, which translates to MERELLLECQRNDRKAQRQVYEKMAGRLYSVCKRYLKNDEDIEEVLADTFYKIFTKIGQLQDPDTFEAWAKKIAVNECLQKLRTVKTLFISLEDSLTEPSEGSSEHISFEKDILNLLNFLPEGCRAIFNLFAIEGYPHKEIASMLSISEGTSKSQLNFARKKLQELLVNQNI; encoded by the coding sequence ATGGAACGAGAATTATTATTGGAATGTCAGCGTAACGATCGCAAAGCGCAGCGACAGGTCTACGAGAAAATGGCAGGCAGGCTGTATTCAGTCTGCAAACGTTATTTGAAGAACGATGAAGATATAGAAGAAGTACTGGCCGATACCTTCTATAAAATCTTCACCAAGATTGGCCAGCTTCAGGACCCCGATACTTTTGAGGCTTGGGCAAAAAAAATTGCAGTGAATGAATGTCTCCAGAAATTAAGAACTGTTAAAACCTTATTTATTTCTCTGGAAGACAGCCTAACCGAACCTTCAGAAGGATCATCGGAGCATATTTCCTTTGAAAAAGATATTCTGAACCTGTTGAATTTCCTTCCCGAAGGGTGCAGAGCTATTTTTAATCTCTTTGCGATTGAAGGATATCCACATAAGGAAATTGCTTCCATGCTTTCTATCAGTGAGGGAACTTCAAAATCCCAGCTCAATTTTGCAAGAAAAAAACTTCAGGAACTTTTGGTGAATCAAAACATTTAA
- a CDS encoding aminopeptidase C, giving the protein MKNAKIASLLFVLSAGSMMFAQDDLINKLKNNHSQNANFQFTTLKDVGATSVKNQGSSGTCWSYSGNSFLESEMQRMGKKPVDLAEIFTARNSYHDKAKLYVLNNGAISWGDGGELHDVINMYKKYGAVPQDVYSGLKPGQTTNNFKEMQGKLKPVLDSLVQASSKGKLTDNWMDSVDAILDEYLGKVPANFTYEGKNYTPKTFAKEVVGINAEDYVELSSYKDYAYYQKFVVPIPDNWSHDSDWNVPMKDLTAIIDNAVTKGYSVGWATDVSEPYFSYKNGVAYVPDMDLDQINAENKQTLFTEPKKDKTITEDMRQKALNNLSTTDDHGMHIVGLAKDQTGKEYYMVKNSWGVTNDFAGYLYVTRPYVEYKSTAILVHKNAIPKNILKQLKPTKNIGL; this is encoded by the coding sequence ATGAAAAATGCGAAAATTGCATCATTACTTTTTGTTTTGTCTGCAGGAAGTATGATGTTTGCCCAAGATGACTTAATCAACAAGTTAAAAAACAACCACTCACAAAATGCTAATTTTCAGTTCACAACGTTAAAAGACGTTGGTGCTACTTCTGTAAAGAACCAGGGTTCATCAGGAACTTGCTGGAGCTACTCAGGAAACTCTTTCCTTGAATCTGAGATGCAGAGAATGGGCAAAAAACCTGTAGATCTTGCTGAAATCTTTACTGCAAGAAACTCTTATCATGATAAAGCGAAGTTATATGTTTTAAATAACGGCGCTATCAGCTGGGGTGATGGTGGAGAGCTTCACGATGTAATCAACATGTACAAAAAGTACGGAGCAGTTCCACAGGATGTGTATTCAGGATTAAAACCTGGACAAACGACCAACAACTTCAAGGAAATGCAGGGAAAATTAAAGCCGGTTCTTGACAGCCTTGTTCAAGCTTCTTCTAAAGGAAAACTTACGGACAACTGGATGGATTCTGTAGATGCTATTCTTGATGAATACTTAGGAAAAGTACCTGCCAACTTCACTTACGAAGGAAAAAACTATACTCCTAAAACTTTTGCTAAAGAAGTGGTAGGAATTAATGCTGAGGATTATGTAGAATTATCTTCTTACAAGGATTACGCTTACTATCAGAAATTTGTAGTTCCAATTCCTGACAACTGGAGCCACGATTCTGACTGGAATGTACCGATGAAAGATCTTACAGCAATCATTGACAATGCCGTAACTAAAGGATATTCTGTAGGTTGGGCAACTGACGTTTCTGAACCTTATTTCTCTTATAAAAACGGGGTAGCTTATGTTCCGGACATGGATTTGGACCAAATCAATGCTGAGAATAAGCAGACTTTGTTTACAGAGCCTAAAAAAGATAAGACCATCACTGAAGATATGCGTCAGAAAGCACTTAACAACCTTTCTACAACGGATGACCACGGTATGCATATCGTAGGATTGGCTAAAGACCAAACTGGTAAAGAATATTATATGGTGAAAAACTCTTGGGGAGTAACTAATGACTTCGCAGGGTATCTTTATGTGACAAGACCGTATGTTGAATACAAATCAACGGCTATTTTGGTTCACAAAAATGCGATTCCAAAGAATATCTTAAAGCAATTGAAACCAACTAAAAACATTGGTTTATAA
- a CDS encoding bacteriocin-like protein translates to MKNLKKIVKSELKKIQGGDAPACEYGEIACRYPPADGNPAYWVCEPVEYGCRH, encoded by the coding sequence ATGAAGAATTTAAAAAAAATTGTAAAATCAGAACTCAAGAAAATTCAGGGAGGCGATGCTCCTGCCTGTGAATATGGAGAAATAGCATGCCGCTATCCTCCTGCAGATGGTAATCCTGCCTATTGGGTATGTGAACCGGTAGAATACGGATGCCGACATTAA